Proteins encoded together in one Cygnus atratus isolate AKBS03 ecotype Queensland, Australia unplaced genomic scaffold, CAtr_DNAZoo_HiC_assembly HiC_scaffold_162, whole genome shotgun sequence window:
- the LOC118261600 gene encoding LOW QUALITY PROTEIN: free fatty acid receptor 3-like (The sequence of the model RefSeq protein was modified relative to this genomic sequence to represent the inferred CDS: deleted 1 base in 1 codon): protein MSPPPFAINHHLCLVVYAGAFTLGLPLNLVALVALGVAARRRHLLPADVLLLNLTVADLALVASLPVCMAEAAWEATWKLPPALCPLFVFLFFTSVYLTTLSLTALSVDLYLSAAFPVQYHQRRRVAHAAVAAAGSWAAALGHCSVVYVAQPGPAGNGTACYTRFAGPQLATLLALRLEIFLVLFCLPLAITAFCYSRLVCIVAALPTAALGRKRRVVALAAATTAAFVLCFAPFNVSHVVGYLRRENPPWRAYAVLLTTLNACLDPLIFCFSSAALRQGLRQVWDAMGLGWLRARSRAPSERSGDMAGGSGGEALGLLACLGVGGTELEAYQQASGLREPQGRALEAWGSHGGPQTSGDGLGGDKEQSQAGASGVAVDPWAGLCDMG, encoded by the exons ATGTCACCCCCCCCCTTTGCCATCAACCACCACCTGTGCCTGGTGGTCTACGCCGGCGCCTtcaccctggggctgcccctcaACCTGGTGGCCCTGGTGGCCCTGGGGGTGGCAGCGCGGCGCCGGCATCTGCTGCCTGCTGATGTCCTCCTCCTCAACCTGACCGTGGCCGACCTGGCGCTGGTGGCCTCCCTGCCTGTCTGCATGGCTGAGGCTGCCTGGGAGGCCACCTGGAAGCTGCCACCGGCCCTCTGCCCGctctttgtcttcctcttcttcaccaGCGTctacctcaccaccctctccCTCACTGCCCTCAGTGTCGACCTG TACCTCAGCGCTGCCTTCCCTGTCCAGTACCACCAGCGCCGGCGTGTGGCCCACGCTGccgtggctgctgctggctcctgggcAGCTGCCTTGGGCCACTGCAGTGTGGTCTACGTGGCTCAGCCTGGCCCAGCGGGCAATGGCACGGCCTGCTACACCCGCTTCGCTGGCCCGCAGCTGGCCACCTTGCTGGCCCTCCGCCTGGAGATCTTCCTGGTGCTCTTCTGCCTGCCCCTGGCCATCACCGCCTTCTGCTACAGTCGTCTGGTCTGCATTGTGGCTGCCCTCCCCaccgctgccctgggcaggaAGCGGCGGGTGGTGGCCCTGGCAGCTGCCACCACAGCGGCCTTCGTCCTCTGCTTTGCCCCCTTCAACGTCTCTCACGTGGTGGGGTACCTGCGGCGGGAGAACCCGCCCTGGAGGGCCTACGCCGTGCTGCTCACCACCCTCAATGCCTGCCTTGACCCCCtcatcttctgcttctcctctgccGCCCTGCGACAGGGCCTCCGGCAAGTCTGGGATGCAATGGGGCTCGGTTGGCTCCGGGCCAGGAGCCGGGCACCCTCTGAGCGAAGTGGGGATATGGCTGGGGGGTCTGGAGGCGAGGCGTTGGGCTTGTTGGCGTGTCTGGGGGTCGGTGGCACCGAGCTGGAGGCATATCAGCAGGCTTCAGGCCTAAGAGAGCCCCAAGGCAGGGCTTTGGAGGCTTGGGGCAGCCATGGGGGTCCCCAGACATCTGGGGATGGTCTTGGGGGAGACAAGGAgcaaagccaggctggagctTCTGGGGTGGCTGTGGATCCTTGGGCTGGGCTCTGTGACATGGGTTGA